A genomic region of Ignavibacteria bacterium contains the following coding sequences:
- the smpB gene encoding SsrA-binding protein SmpB, giving the protein MNQNSEERTLITNKRAEHDYFILNRYEAGIALKGTEVKSLRQGKANFLDSYVDFINGEAYLVNMHISEYTQGNRFNHEEKRKRKLLLKKNEILKLQQKVKEKGYTVIPLRAYVKNGKIKIEIALARGKKMYDKRESIAEKDLKRELERKYKIN; this is encoded by the coding sequence ATGAATCAGAATTCCGAAGAGAGAACGCTTATTACGAATAAGAGAGCAGAGCATGATTATTTCATTTTGAATAGATACGAAGCTGGAATTGCTCTAAAAGGGACTGAGGTTAAATCCCTCAGACAGGGAAAAGCAAATTTTCTTGATTCTTATGTTGATTTTATTAATGGTGAAGCGTATCTGGTGAATATGCATATTAGCGAGTACACTCAGGGAAATCGTTTTAATCACGAAGAGAAAAGAAAAAGGAAATTGCTTCTGAAAAAAAATGAGATACTCAAGCTCCAACAAAAAGTAAAAGAAAAAGGTTATACAGTTATTCCTTTACGCGCTTATGTTAAAAACGGTAAAATAAAAATCGAGATTGCCCTGGCAAGAGGCAAAAAAATGTATGACAAAAGAGAATCAATTGCAGAGAAAGATTTAAAACGAGAATTAGAGAGGAAGTATAAGATAAATTGA
- a CDS encoding aspartate aminotransferase family protein: MSTQTYIELFLKASKTLQEYKNSFPEYKAHKTLQLNSKQEKILLKLCKRLFNTYPTFHPNYIGQMIKPPVDLATLSYSIALFYNSNNHALDGGPETSYLEKEAIEQLAQMIGYKKFLGHLTSGGTMANLEGLWISKLVTQNKKFAICENAHYTHTRLSQVLDFQSELVPMNKEGKMNLGYLYELLKKEKIGTVIATLGTTGLGALDEIDEILKLKNTFNFRLHIDAAYGGYFKILANNKSDLINRKIFDSMNMSDSVVIDPHKHGLQPYGCGSIIFKDPSVGKFYKHDSPYTYFTSKELHLGEVTLECSRPGASASALWATLQAFPLKGKKGMHNILELTRKASLKFYELLTNSDYFTPLLKPELDIVNYFPKFNSTSEISKLSEILFNKWMKNKNYPIYVSKYRLNSKFFKMLFPEIKQNSKEVIILRSVLMKPEHYYYIKDIFEEMERSAKNIFDKLK, encoded by the coding sequence ATGTCTACTCAAACTTATATCGAATTATTTTTAAAAGCAAGTAAAACCTTACAAGAATATAAAAATTCTTTTCCTGAATATAAGGCACACAAAACCCTGCAACTAAACAGCAAGCAGGAAAAGATTCTTTTAAAACTTTGCAAGAGACTTTTCAATACTTATCCAACATTCCATCCAAATTATATCGGGCAGATGATAAAACCACCAGTGGATTTAGCAACGCTCAGTTATTCCATCGCTTTATTTTACAACTCAAACAATCATGCTTTGGACGGAGGACCTGAAACAAGCTACCTCGAAAAAGAAGCTATTGAGCAATTAGCTCAAATGATTGGATATAAAAAATTCCTTGGGCATCTCACTTCTGGCGGTACTATGGCTAATCTTGAAGGGTTGTGGATTTCAAAACTCGTAACTCAAAATAAAAAGTTTGCAATATGTGAAAATGCACACTACACGCATACAAGGCTTTCTCAAGTTCTTGATTTTCAATCTGAATTAGTCCCGATGAATAAAGAAGGTAAAATGAATTTAGGTTATCTATATGAATTATTGAAGAAAGAAAAGATCGGGACAGTGATTGCAACTTTGGGTACGACTGGATTAGGTGCTCTTGATGAAATAGATGAAATACTAAAACTTAAAAATACATTTAATTTTAGATTACATATTGATGCTGCATATGGTGGATATTTTAAAATTCTTGCAAACAACAAATCAGATCTCATAAATCGAAAAATTTTTGATTCAATGAATATGTCGGATAGCGTTGTCATCGATCCGCATAAGCACGGACTTCAACCATACGGCTGCGGAAGTATTATTTTCAAGGATCCTTCAGTTGGAAAATTTTATAAACACGATTCACCATATACATATTTTACTTCAAAGGAATTACATCTCGGTGAAGTTACTCTTGAATGTTCAAGACCTGGAGCTTCTGCTTCAGCGTTATGGGCAACACTTCAAGCTTTTCCTTTGAAAGGCAAAAAAGGAATGCACAACATTTTAGAACTGACACGAAAAGCATCGCTAAAATTTTATGAATTACTAACAAACAGTGATTACTTTACACCGCTCTTAAAACCTGAACTCGACATTGTAAATTATTTTCCAAAATTTAATTCAACATCCGAAATAAGTAAACTGAGTGAAATTCTTTTTAATAAATGGATGAAAAATAAAAATTACCCGATTTATGTTTCAAAGTATAGATTAAATTCTAAATTCTTCAAAATGCTCTTTCCTGAAATAAAACAAAACTCAAAAGAAGTTATTATTCTAAGATCTGTCTTGATGAAACCTGAACATTATTATTACATTAAGGATATTTTTGAGGAGATGGAGAGAAGTGCGAAAAATATTTTCGATAAATTGAAATAA
- a CDS encoding sodium:solute symporter family protein codes for MINLSALDKVIILFYALILLIIGFWSKKKSVDSKIDFLLAGRNLSLPLFVMVTVATWYGGILGVGEFTYRYGINSWLTQGLPYYVFAILFAFLFSKKIRNTNLTTIPERIEQIYNKKLSIILSFFILMIVSPAPYALMTGVIFKIFFDIPLWIGIVLGLLLSSIYLFFAGYRSDIYTDVYQFILMFAGFAALLFFSLKNFGSFNFLRENLPSELLVPLKNISFGYFLVWFFIGLWTFVDPGFHQRSYAAKNEKVAFYGILISVCCWFVFDFLTVSNGLFARAFLPDLENPVYAYIVYADKILPEAFKGLFISAILATIISTLNSYAFISAQTFGNDILNKLSRKKYNEVFLVRLGLILTIIISSILAILIPSVIDLWYTIGSIFIPGLLFPVVGSYYEKFRLNSQLTIYQSIFVTLVSLSMFLAREMNLARIEFEPMIAGILVGLVFQLSKFFVKEEK; via the coding sequence ATGATTAATCTATCAGCTCTAGATAAAGTAATAATTTTATTTTATGCTCTTATTCTCCTTATAATAGGCTTTTGGTCGAAAAAAAAATCTGTTGATTCTAAAATTGATTTTTTATTAGCCGGAAGAAATCTTTCATTGCCGCTTTTTGTAATGGTTACAGTGGCAACCTGGTATGGCGGAATTTTAGGAGTAGGGGAATTCACTTATCGTTATGGAATTAATTCCTGGTTAACTCAGGGTTTGCCTTATTATGTTTTTGCAATACTTTTTGCTTTTTTGTTTTCAAAAAAAATAAGAAATACAAATCTTACAACAATCCCAGAGCGAATTGAACAGATTTACAATAAAAAGCTTTCGATAATTCTTTCCTTTTTTATTTTGATGATTGTTTCTCCTGCACCTTATGCTTTGATGACGGGCGTGATATTTAAGATATTTTTTGATATTCCATTGTGGATTGGTATTGTTTTAGGGTTGCTGCTCTCGAGTATTTATTTATTCTTTGCAGGATATCGATCAGATATTTACACTGATGTATATCAATTTATCTTAATGTTCGCTGGTTTTGCTGCACTATTGTTTTTTAGTTTAAAAAATTTTGGTTCATTTAATTTTCTTCGTGAAAATCTTCCTTCTGAGTTGTTAGTACCTCTCAAAAATATTTCGTTTGGTTATTTTCTTGTCTGGTTTTTTATTGGATTGTGGACTTTTGTTGATCCAGGTTTTCACCAGCGAAGTTATGCAGCAAAAAATGAAAAAGTAGCTTTTTATGGAATATTAATTTCAGTTTGTTGTTGGTTTGTTTTTGATTTTTTAACTGTAAGCAATGGACTTTTTGCAAGAGCATTTTTACCAGATCTTGAAAATCCGGTGTACGCATACATTGTGTATGCTGATAAAATTTTACCAGAAGCTTTCAAAGGTTTATTCATCTCGGCGATACTTGCAACGATTATCTCAACGCTAAATAGTTATGCTTTTATTAGCGCTCAAACTTTTGGTAATGATATCTTAAACAAACTTTCAAGAAAGAAATACAACGAAGTTTTTCTCGTTAGGTTAGGTTTAATACTTACAATAATAATATCATCAATACTTGCGATACTTATTCCGTCAGTTATTGATTTATGGTATACAATTGGATCGATATTTATTCCTGGATTACTTTTTCCGGTTGTGGGTTCTTACTATGAAAAATTCAGATTAAACTCGCAACTAACGATTTATCAATCGATTTTTGTAACCTTAGTTTCTTTGAGTATGTTTTTGGCAAGAGAGATGAATTTAGCAAGAATTGAGTTTGAACCAATGATAGCTGGAATACTCGTTGGATTGGTATTCCAGCTATCGAAATTTTTTGTTAAGGAAGAAAAATAG
- a CDS encoding patatin-like phospholipase family protein — MKRNSVALVLGSGGARGLAHIGVIKALTRFKIPIDLVIGTSMGAFIGGFFCKGYTPEEMIKIALSVDKLFTLKMLIPTFPKFGIIDPEKIKNYLKQYLGNIKIEELDLPFFAVSTDLISGREIIFNTNSLIDAIVSSVAVPGLIKPHYYQKRYFVDGGLVNPLPVSVAYKLKAKYIIAVNVTKSPVKIKLNSIKSPDRFDLFIKKLKQSDFVSRISDILPDKFFSNFFDERQKDIEPEYPGMLQTLLQSFSIMENQLVNLYLRYYPPHIIINPPIQDFNMLEFFRSKELIELGEKATLPKIPQIKKDLKKLQII, encoded by the coding sequence ATGAAAAGAAATAGCGTAGCTTTAGTTCTTGGCAGTGGTGGAGCAAGAGGTTTAGCTCATATTGGTGTAATTAAAGCACTCACCAGATTTAAGATTCCAATTGATCTTGTGATTGGTACAAGTATGGGTGCATTTATTGGCGGATTTTTTTGCAAAGGATACACTCCTGAAGAAATGATTAAAATTGCATTGAGTGTTGATAAACTTTTTACTTTAAAAATGTTAATTCCAACTTTTCCAAAATTTGGAATTATTGATCCAGAAAAAATTAAAAATTACCTGAAACAATATTTAGGCAACATAAAAATCGAAGAACTCGATTTACCTTTTTTTGCTGTCTCAACCGATCTGATTTCAGGCAGAGAAATTATTTTCAACACTAACTCACTTATTGATGCAATTGTATCATCTGTAGCAGTTCCGGGATTAATAAAACCTCATTACTATCAAAAAAGATATTTTGTGGACGGCGGACTTGTAAATCCTTTACCTGTGAGTGTCGCTTATAAATTAAAAGCAAAATATATCATTGCGGTCAATGTGACTAAATCACCTGTTAAGATTAAACTAAATTCTATCAAAAGTCCTGATAGATTTGATCTGTTCATAAAAAAATTAAAACAAAGTGATTTTGTCTCAAGGATATCAGATATTCTGCCAGACAAATTTTTCTCAAATTTCTTTGATGAAAGACAAAAGGATATTGAACCAGAATATCCAGGAATGCTTCAGACACTCCTTCAAAGTTTTTCAATTATGGAAAATCAACTCGTCAATCTTTATCTGAGATATTACCCTCCTCACATAATAATCAATCCACCGATACAAGATTTTAATATGCTTGAATTCTTTCGATCAAAAGAATTAATCGAATTGGGCGAAAAAGCAACTCTGCCTAAAATCCCTCAAATCAAAAAAGATTTAAAGAAATTGCAAATTATCTGA
- a CDS encoding arginine decarboxylase, pyruvoyl-dependent, protein MFVPTRVFFTKGVGRHKEYLQSFELALRSAGIEKCNLVSVSSIYPPGCKRIPAQEGLKLLQPGQITFCVMARNATNEPNRLIAASIGVAIPADETQYGYLSEHHPYGETDSKAGEYAEDLAATMLATTLGIDFDPETAWSERENIYKMSGKIIRTFNITQSAEGDKNGLWTTVIAAAIFLP, encoded by the coding sequence TTGTTCGTACCGACAAGAGTATTTTTCACTAAAGGTGTTGGAAGACACAAAGAATATCTTCAATCATTCGAGCTTGCATTAAGAAGCGCTGGAATAGAAAAATGCAATCTTGTTTCTGTTTCAAGTATTTATCCTCCAGGCTGCAAAAGAATTCCTGCACAAGAAGGATTAAAGTTACTTCAACCAGGTCAAATTACCTTTTGTGTTATGGCAAGAAACGCCACAAACGAACCCAATCGATTAATCGCTGCATCAATTGGTGTTGCAATTCCAGCTGATGAAACTCAATACGGATATCTTTCTGAGCATCATCCTTACGGTGAGACTGACAGCAAAGCTGGTGAATACGCTGAAGATCTTGCTGCAACAATGTTAGCTACAACCTTAGGAATTGATTTTGATCCTGAAACAGCCTGGAGTGAACGAGAAAATATTTATAAAATGTCTGGAAAAATTATCCGCACATTTAATATAACCCAGTCGGCTGAAGGCGATAAAAACGGACTCTGGACAACAGTTATCGCTGCTGCTATTTTTCTTCCTTAA
- a CDS encoding tyrosine--tRNA ligase yields the protein MKAKFPPLNEQLDLIQRGTEEIIPIEELEIKIKRSIETGIPLNVKLGADPSRPDLHLGHTVVLKKLRHFQDLGHQAILIIGDFTGMIGDPTGRSKTRPPLTLEETREFGKTYFEQASKVIDGKKAKIVYNSEWLAKMTFEDVIKLASKYTVARMLERDDFEKRYKNGEPISIHEFLYPLAQAMDSVAIKADVELGGTDQKFNLLVGRDIQREYGQEPQVILTMPILPGTDGIEKMSKSLDNYIGISEPPEEIYGKTMSIPDSLIYTYFELVTDVNKEELMKIKQQLSDPSINPRDLKRKLARTIVEQYYSKEAAHQAEENFDKIFVRKEIPEEVNEVFIDKASASNIISLLRAVGAAPSNSEARRLVEQGGVSINGEKISNVNAQLQIQNESILKVGKRKFYKLIIK from the coding sequence TTGAAAGCTAAATTTCCACCGCTGAACGAACAACTCGATTTAATTCAAAGAGGCACCGAAGAAATCATCCCCATCGAAGAGCTTGAAATTAAAATAAAAAGATCAATTGAAACGGGAATTCCTTTAAATGTAAAATTAGGTGCTGATCCAAGTCGTCCAGATTTACATCTTGGGCATACTGTTGTTCTAAAAAAACTCCGTCACTTTCAGGATTTAGGACATCAGGCGATTTTAATTATTGGTGATTTCACCGGAATGATTGGTGATCCAACTGGAAGAAGCAAAACACGTCCTCCACTTACTCTTGAAGAAACGAGAGAATTTGGTAAAACATATTTTGAACAGGCTTCAAAAGTCATTGATGGAAAGAAGGCAAAAATTGTTTATAACTCCGAATGGTTAGCTAAAATGACTTTTGAGGATGTTATAAAGCTTGCTTCCAAGTACACCGTTGCTCGAATGCTTGAGAGAGACGATTTTGAGAAGCGTTATAAAAATGGCGAACCAATTAGCATTCATGAGTTCTTGTATCCTTTAGCTCAAGCAATGGACTCAGTTGCAATTAAAGCTGATGTGGAACTTGGTGGAACGGATCAAAAATTCAATCTGCTTGTTGGGAGAGATATTCAAAGAGAATATGGGCAGGAGCCGCAAGTCATTTTGACGATGCCAATTCTTCCTGGAACTGACGGCATCGAAAAGATGAGCAAATCTCTTGATAATTACATAGGTATATCTGAGCCACCTGAAGAAATTTATGGAAAAACAATGTCTATCCCCGACTCATTGATTTATACTTACTTTGAACTCGTAACAGATGTAAACAAAGAAGAGCTAATGAAAATCAAACAACAACTTTCTGATCCATCAATCAATCCAAGAGATTTGAAAAGAAAACTCGCTCGTACAATTGTTGAACAATATTATTCTAAGGAAGCTGCTCATCAGGCAGAAGAAAACTTTGATAAAATTTTTGTAAGAAAAGAAATTCCTGAAGAAGTGAATGAAGTTTTTATAGATAAAGCTTCAGCTTCAAACATAATTTCACTGCTTCGAGCCGTTGGTGCTGCACCATCTAACAGTGAAGCAAGAAGACTTGTTGAACAAGGTGGTGTTTCAATCAACGGTGAAAAAATCTCAAATGTTAATGCTCAACTTCAAATCCAAAATGAATCAATCTTAAAAGTAGGTAAACGTAAATTTTATAAATTAATAATTAAATAG
- a CDS encoding dihydroorotase, whose protein sequence is MKVLLKNAFLIDPQVELNIKGDLLIEDGVISKIDTSIKENVDEIFDLKNLVVVPGFADAHVHLREPGREDEETVQSGIEAGMNGGFSALCCMPNTEPAIDCAEVVTFVKDRAANSLVDVYPIGAVTKKREGKELALLGEMYEAGVVGFSDDGDPISTSKIMKYALEYSSMFDLPIIEHCEDKSLTENGVMNESINSTKFGLPPHPSLAEVIIALRDIAILRYTGGKLHLAHISAKETVEVLRLAKKEGLNITGEVTPHHFSLTDDAVENYDTNTKVNPPLRTQQDVNALIEALKDGTIDIIASDHAPHSIEEKEWEYIYAPFGMIGLETSIGLTLTKLYHSKILSIEEIIYKMSINPRKIFKLKEAVIKPGAAANLTILDLEKEWIVDKFSFKSKSINTPFHGWKLKGKSAGVINNSKFFFENKLIDLI, encoded by the coding sequence ATGAAAGTACTTCTAAAAAATGCTTTTCTGATTGACCCGCAAGTAGAGTTAAATATTAAAGGAGATTTATTAATTGAAGACGGAGTAATTTCAAAAATCGATACAAGTATAAAAGAAAATGTTGATGAAATTTTTGATCTTAAAAATTTAGTGGTTGTTCCAGGTTTTGCAGATGCCCATGTTCATCTCAGAGAACCAGGCAGAGAAGATGAAGAAACTGTTCAAAGTGGAATTGAAGCTGGAATGAATGGTGGCTTTTCAGCTTTATGTTGTATGCCAAATACAGAACCAGCGATAGATTGTGCCGAAGTGGTAACATTTGTAAAAGACCGTGCTGCTAATTCACTTGTAGATGTATATCCAATCGGTGCAGTGACCAAAAAAAGAGAAGGGAAAGAACTGGCATTGCTTGGTGAAATGTATGAAGCTGGAGTAGTAGGTTTTTCTGATGATGGTGATCCAATATCAACTTCAAAAATAATGAAGTATGCACTTGAATATTCTTCAATGTTCGATTTACCAATCATTGAACACTGTGAAGATAAATCGCTCACCGAAAATGGTGTGATGAATGAAAGTATCAACTCAACGAAATTCGGATTACCTCCACACCCATCGCTTGCAGAAGTAATAATCGCATTAAGAGACATTGCAATTTTAAGATACACAGGAGGTAAACTACATTTAGCTCATATTAGCGCAAAAGAAACCGTCGAAGTTCTACGATTAGCCAAAAAAGAAGGATTGAACATTACAGGCGAAGTCACACCGCATCATTTTTCTTTAACTGATGATGCAGTTGAAAACTACGACACAAATACTAAGGTCAATCCTCCATTGAGAACACAACAAGATGTAAATGCATTAATTGAAGCATTGAAAGATGGAACTATAGATATAATTGCAAGTGATCACGCTCCCCATTCAATTGAAGAAAAAGAATGGGAATACATTTACGCCCCATTTGGAATGATTGGACTTGAAACTTCCATTGGACTGACTCTGACAAAACTTTATCACAGTAAAATCCTATCAATCGAGGAAATAATTTATAAGATGTCAATTAATCCGAGAAAAATTTTTAAACTTAAAGAAGCAGTTATCAAACCAGGTGCAGCTGCAAATCTTACAATACTCGATTTAGAAAAAGAATGGATTGTCGACAAATTTTCTTTTAAGTCAAAAAGTATTAACACACCATTTCATGGTTGGAAATTAAAAGGAAAATCAGCAGGGGTAATCAATAATTCAAAATTTTTCTTTGAGAATAAATTAATAGATTTGATTTGA